From one Magnetofaba australis IT-1 genomic stretch:
- a CDS encoding polysaccharide deacetylase family protein, whose product MIIRLTLLLLWFTLAPAPAWAAKTPSPVPLKRVIITFYDSQDDPEAYMYNRIVHHMAETPLNHLGLVVRHLDVRKPLPPMKELGDVRGLLYWTYSDYGHPAAEFLPWINKLLDRKIRVVLLSVPPALNAENLAPDLSALADNFWRRFGVRPSGKWVRITYDMTLTRNTPHMLDFERRMEGVLPPYDAAMVDPAIGAVSHLDAQRPHLPDTRSTLVATMPTGGYVAGGYTHFSQENAQFSQWWLNPFDFFRAAFQTDELPKPDATTINGRRIFYSHIDGDGWRNLSEIRKYSRDATFSSEVILKEIVQKYPDLPVTIGPVVGDLDPDWYGGEKAQRVAREIFREPNVEAGSHTFSHPLDWGFFEDPDPRKEEPFLDQYPPRKGRVGGHLMEKLGLEKRNLPSVDTAQWKKLIAKAEAKQGAADAKYLMEEAQKTIRKNYKRPRAYAVKPFDLNLEVGGAKRFIERFLPPGKRVEVLQWSGNTSPFLEAMRLTEQEKMANINGGDTRFDREYPSIAWVSPVGRQVGPYTQIYASNSNENTYTDLWTDRFFGFKHLVRTLHNTEIPRRLKPFNVYYHMYSGQKLSSLNAVKRNLDYAREQGVIPVTTSHFAHIGGGFYSSQFERLTPHTWRVRNHGQLCTIRFDRSAFQKVDFARSKGVIGQRHQYGSLYVMLDTSKEEALIALKEAEFSGKRPTANRLYLLDSRWRVWNFQEDGRGGARFFASGFGKGAMTWRVPESSRRFQVSMESLDGKLLSNATVEANANGAITLALPANAIEPVNITFWRL is encoded by the coding sequence ATGATTATTCGACTGACTCTTCTACTTCTCTGGTTTACCCTAGCGCCCGCCCCCGCTTGGGCGGCGAAAACGCCGTCGCCGGTTCCGCTCAAACGCGTGATCATCACTTTCTACGATAGTCAGGACGATCCCGAAGCCTACATGTACAATCGCATCGTCCACCACATGGCCGAGACCCCGCTCAACCACCTGGGATTGGTGGTGCGCCATCTGGATGTGCGCAAACCGCTGCCGCCCATGAAAGAGCTGGGCGACGTGCGCGGACTGCTCTACTGGACCTACTCCGATTACGGCCACCCCGCCGCCGAGTTCCTGCCCTGGATCAACAAACTGTTGGATCGCAAGATTCGCGTGGTGCTGCTGTCGGTTCCGCCTGCGTTGAATGCAGAAAATCTCGCCCCGGACCTCAGCGCCTTGGCGGACAATTTCTGGCGCCGCTTCGGCGTGCGTCCCAGCGGCAAGTGGGTGCGCATCACCTACGACATGACGCTGACCCGCAACACCCCGCACATGCTGGACTTTGAGCGGCGCATGGAGGGGGTGCTGCCGCCCTATGACGCGGCGATGGTCGACCCTGCGATCGGAGCGGTTTCGCATCTGGACGCCCAGCGCCCGCATCTGCCGGACACCCGCAGCACCCTGGTCGCCACCATGCCCACCGGCGGCTACGTGGCGGGCGGCTACACCCACTTCTCCCAGGAGAACGCCCAGTTCAGTCAGTGGTGGCTCAATCCGTTCGACTTCTTCCGCGCCGCCTTCCAAACTGATGAGCTGCCCAAACCCGACGCCACCACCATCAATGGGCGGCGCATCTTCTACAGCCACATCGACGGCGACGGCTGGCGCAACCTCTCGGAGATCCGCAAATACAGCCGCGACGCCACCTTCTCCTCAGAAGTGATCCTCAAGGAGATTGTGCAGAAATATCCCGATCTGCCGGTCACCATCGGGCCGGTGGTGGGCGACCTGGACCCGGACTGGTACGGCGGCGAAAAAGCTCAGCGGGTGGCGCGGGAGATCTTCCGCGAACCCAATGTAGAGGCGGGCAGCCACACCTTCAGCCATCCGCTGGATTGGGGCTTCTTTGAAGACCCCGACCCGCGCAAGGAGGAGCCGTTTCTCGACCAATACCCACCGCGCAAAGGACGTGTGGGCGGGCATCTGATGGAAAAGCTGGGACTGGAGAAGCGCAACCTGCCCTCGGTGGATACCGCGCAGTGGAAGAAACTCATCGCCAAAGCCGAAGCCAAACAGGGCGCCGCCGACGCCAAATACCTCATGGAGGAGGCGCAAAAGACCATTCGCAAGAACTACAAGCGCCCGCGCGCCTATGCGGTCAAACCCTTCGACCTGAATCTGGAGGTCGGCGGCGCCAAACGCTTCATCGAGCGCTTCCTGCCTCCGGGCAAGCGGGTGGAGGTGCTGCAGTGGTCCGGCAACACCTCGCCGTTCCTGGAGGCGATGCGTCTGACCGAACAGGAGAAGATGGCCAACATCAATGGCGGCGACACCCGCTTTGACCGCGAGTACCCCTCCATCGCCTGGGTCTCGCCGGTGGGACGGCAGGTTGGCCCCTATACCCAGATCTACGCCTCCAACAGCAATGAGAACACCTATACCGATCTGTGGACCGACCGCTTCTTCGGCTTCAAACATCTGGTGCGCACCCTGCACAACACCGAGATTCCGCGTCGTCTGAAGCCCTTCAACGTCTACTACCACATGTATTCGGGGCAGAAACTCTCCAGCCTCAACGCCGTCAAACGCAACCTTGACTACGCCCGTGAGCAAGGGGTGATCCCCGTCACCACCAGCCACTTCGCCCACATCGGCGGCGGTTTCTACTCGTCACAGTTCGAGCGTCTGACCCCGCACACATGGCGGGTGCGCAATCATGGCCAGTTATGCACCATCCGTTTCGATCGTTCAGCGTTCCAAAAGGTGGATTTCGCCCGCTCCAAAGGGGTCATTGGTCAGCGCCATCAATACGGCAGCCTCTACGTCATGCTCGACACCTCCAAGGAGGAGGCCCTCATCGCGCTTAAAGAGGCGGAGTTCTCCGGCAAGCGCCCCACCGCCAACCGACTCTATCTGCTCGATTCGCGCTGGCGGGTGTGGAACTTCCAAGAGGATGGCCGCGGCGGCGCGCGCTTTTTCGCCTCAGGCTTTGGCAAAGGCGCCATGACCTGGCGCGTCCCTGAGAGCTCACGCCGTTTCCAAGTGAGCATGGAGAGTCTCGATGGCAAGCTGTTGAGCAACGCCACCGTCGAGGCCAATGCGAACGGCGCCATCACCCTGGCGCTTCCGGCCAATGCCATTGAACCGGTCAATATCACTTTCTGGCGCCTCTGA
- a CDS encoding endo alpha-1,4 polygalactosaminidase: MSAVHLMHKRRNALLAGLMGLMAQWSGAAWADHTHSRIPEGQKLAPWAVYYSDKAPLERFRAFNLLVLDSLYHPPLPPLADAGKLLLGYISLGEVEQHRDHYAAVKAEGILMQENENWPGSFFVDVRDKRWTKRVVEELIPDILHAGFHGLFLDTLDNPGHLESSDPTKYAGMRDAAARMIHTIRLHYPHMPIMLNRAYDLLPLVGDAVDMALGESVRADYNFQTKTYQMVEETDYVWQVNQLKSAAKQFPHLKLFTLDYWDPQDKAGITRIYQQQRAQGFIPSVATVELDRIIDEPR, from the coding sequence ATGAGCGCCGTTCATCTCATGCACAAACGCCGCAACGCCCTACTGGCCGGTTTGATGGGCCTCATGGCGCAGTGGAGCGGCGCCGCCTGGGCCGACCATACCCATTCCCGCATCCCCGAGGGACAGAAGCTCGCCCCCTGGGCGGTCTACTACTCCGACAAGGCGCCATTGGAGCGTTTTCGCGCCTTCAATCTCCTGGTGCTCGACAGCCTCTACCATCCGCCGCTGCCGCCGCTGGCCGATGCCGGCAAGCTGCTGCTTGGCTACATCAGCCTGGGTGAAGTGGAGCAACATCGGGACCACTATGCCGCAGTCAAAGCCGAAGGCATTCTGATGCAGGAGAATGAGAACTGGCCCGGCAGCTTTTTTGTGGACGTACGCGACAAACGCTGGACCAAGCGCGTGGTGGAGGAGTTGATTCCGGATATCCTCCACGCCGGGTTCCACGGCCTGTTTTTGGACACTCTGGACAACCCCGGCCACCTGGAGTCCAGCGACCCGACAAAGTACGCCGGCATGCGCGACGCCGCCGCGCGCATGATCCACACCATCCGCCTGCACTATCCGCACATGCCCATCATGCTCAACCGCGCCTATGACCTCCTGCCCTTGGTGGGCGATGCGGTGGATATGGCGCTGGGCGAATCGGTGCGCGCCGATTACAACTTCCAAACCAAGACTTACCAGATGGTGGAAGAGACCGATTATGTGTGGCAGGTAAACCAGCTCAAGAGCGCCGCCAAGCAGTTCCCCCACCTGAAACTGTTCACCCTGGATTACTGGGATCCTCAGGATAAAGCGGGCATTACGCGCATCTATCAACAGCAGCGCGCACAGGGGTTCATCCCTTCAGTGGCCACGGTGGAGCTGGACCGCATCATCGACGAGCCGCGCTAA
- a CDS encoding formylglycine-generating enzyme family protein translates to MRLSSPPANNALVKLFEVRDSAPDNAEALALEIRVGERYAALAASRLAQDKVDLAVDFLVTAAALAPNNATVVKLTAQLEAKAPGKLAAQRQARVQELVAGGHYNLKRDRLTRPRERNALYRFVQALQLDPQSAAAKAGLRAVADRLLELAANPNASADNIADWRQTAQMIEKRYLHSSSTASVAAMAQTAAPAADDKPAQPSPPAASEPSPTAAVQAEQQPEPEAQSATAEPASAETSADEETAQQERQAQQEAAQALDEWIGMSVTLADDDIKAGRLIAPAQGNALARTRAVLRAAPDDARARSLAQRLVGALTLAALKEGLEPEMGLALLAQAASLLPGDARIGKAQGEVLQRQAQQRAQRAAAKQAARQAAKQAAESQFAPQPEAVAAAPAPSANAKEWVEPVTGMAFALAPKGCYQMGSAEGEADEKPLHKACLDAFWIGKFEVTQAQWMRVMGSSANPSKNAADPNRPVENISWHDTQEFIQKLNELSHANFRLPTEAEWEYACRSGGGDETWSGGADVQAAGWSKDVVGDGDGPYPVGRKQPNGLGLFDMSGNVYEWVADRYERDYYSRAPTQNPRNDSKNSPYQSLRSGSWRNEAVEVRCANRDWIKPNYFLDLIGFRLVRPAS, encoded by the coding sequence ATGCGGTTAAGCAGCCCGCCAGCCAACAACGCCCTGGTCAAACTGTTCGAGGTGCGCGATAGCGCTCCGGACAACGCCGAAGCTTTGGCGTTGGAGATCCGCGTGGGCGAACGCTATGCGGCGTTGGCGGCGAGCCGTTTGGCGCAGGATAAAGTTGATCTGGCGGTGGATTTCCTCGTCACCGCCGCTGCGTTGGCGCCCAATAACGCCACCGTGGTCAAGCTCACCGCGCAACTGGAGGCCAAGGCGCCGGGCAAGCTGGCGGCCCAGCGTCAGGCGCGCGTTCAGGAGTTGGTGGCGGGGGGACACTATAACTTGAAACGCGACCGTCTGACCCGTCCGCGCGAGCGCAATGCGCTGTATCGCTTTGTGCAGGCGCTGCAATTGGATCCGCAAAGCGCCGCCGCCAAAGCCGGGCTGCGCGCAGTGGCCGACCGTCTACTGGAACTGGCGGCCAACCCCAACGCCAGCGCCGACAATATCGCCGATTGGCGGCAGACCGCGCAGATGATTGAAAAACGCTATCTGCACTCCAGCTCGACAGCCTCTGTTGCGGCGATGGCGCAGACGGCCGCGCCTGCTGCGGACGACAAACCTGCGCAGCCGTCGCCACCGGCGGCATCGGAGCCATCTCCCACCGCCGCAGTTCAGGCGGAGCAACAGCCCGAGCCTGAGGCGCAAAGCGCAACGGCGGAACCGGCGTCGGCGGAGACCTCTGCGGATGAAGAGACCGCCCAACAGGAGCGGCAGGCGCAGCAGGAGGCGGCGCAGGCGCTGGATGAGTGGATCGGAATGAGCGTCACTCTGGCGGACGATGACATCAAAGCAGGCCGTTTGATTGCGCCCGCCCAGGGCAATGCATTGGCGCGTACGCGCGCCGTGCTGCGCGCCGCGCCGGACGACGCGCGCGCGCGGAGTTTGGCGCAGCGCCTGGTGGGCGCGTTGACGCTGGCCGCTCTCAAAGAGGGCCTGGAGCCGGAGATGGGGTTGGCGCTGTTGGCGCAAGCGGCCTCGTTGCTGCCGGGGGATGCGCGCATCGGCAAAGCGCAAGGGGAGGTTTTGCAGCGTCAGGCCCAGCAGCGCGCCCAGCGCGCGGCGGCCAAACAGGCTGCGCGACAGGCGGCCAAACAGGCGGCCGAGTCACAATTCGCGCCACAACCGGAAGCAGTCGCCGCCGCGCCCGCGCCAAGCGCCAATGCCAAGGAGTGGGTGGAGCCGGTCACCGGCATGGCCTTCGCTCTGGCGCCCAAGGGGTGTTACCAAATGGGCTCCGCCGAGGGCGAAGCCGACGAGAAGCCGCTGCACAAGGCGTGCTTGGACGCGTTTTGGATCGGCAAGTTTGAGGTGACTCAGGCGCAGTGGATGCGGGTGATGGGGTCTAGCGCCAACCCTTCCAAAAACGCCGCCGACCCCAATCGACCAGTCGAGAATATCTCCTGGCACGACACCCAGGAGTTCATTCAGAAACTCAACGAACTGAGTCACGCCAACTTCCGTCTGCCCACCGAGGCGGAGTGGGAGTATGCCTGCCGCAGCGGCGGGGGCGACGAGACCTGGTCCGGTGGCGCCGACGTGCAGGCGGCGGGCTGGAGCAAGGATGTCGTTGGCGACGGCGATGGGCCCTATCCGGTGGGGCGTAAACAGCCCAACGGTTTGGGGCTGTTTGATATGAGCGGCAACGTCTATGAGTGGGTCGCCGACCGCTATGAGCGCGACTACTACTCTCGCGCCCCGACGCAGAATCCGCGCAACGACTCCAAGAATTCCCCCTATCAATCGCTGCGCAGCGGTTCATGGCGCAATGAGGCGGTGGAGGTGCGCTGCGCCAATCGCGACTGGATCAAGCCCAACTACTTCCTGGACCTGATCGGCTTCCGTTTGGTGCGCCCGGCCTCCTGA
- a CDS encoding glutathione S-transferase family protein, with protein MDLELVSFKICPYVQRSIITLKQKDAPFKLTHLKMGDKPEWFQKISPLGQVPVLVVDGQTPLFESSVINEFVDEATPGALHPEDVIERARHRAWIAFCNDCMGDFSQMSMAPSQEGFESARDSLLKKLARLEDAVSDGPLFAGQAFSLVDSSYAPMFMRLTLLEGWIADFSPFANLPKTAAWRDALLALPAVTESVVAEFPKLYRGFLVMRKGWLGQTYLATKS; from the coding sequence ATGGATCTGGAACTGGTCAGCTTCAAGATCTGCCCCTACGTACAGCGCTCCATCATCACCCTGAAACAGAAGGACGCGCCGTTCAAACTGACCCATCTGAAGATGGGCGACAAGCCGGAATGGTTCCAAAAAATTTCCCCGCTCGGCCAGGTCCCGGTGTTGGTGGTGGATGGCCAAACGCCGCTGTTTGAATCCAGCGTCATCAATGAGTTTGTGGATGAAGCCACCCCCGGCGCGCTGCACCCGGAGGATGTGATTGAACGGGCGCGCCATCGCGCCTGGATCGCCTTCTGCAACGACTGCATGGGCGACTTCTCGCAGATGAGCATGGCCCCATCCCAGGAGGGGTTTGAGAGCGCCCGCGACTCGCTGCTGAAGAAGCTGGCGCGCCTCGAGGATGCGGTGAGCGACGGACCGCTGTTTGCAGGCCAAGCCTTTAGTTTGGTAGACAGCTCCTATGCGCCGATGTTCATGCGCCTGACGCTGCTGGAGGGATGGATCGCCGACTTCAGCCCCTTTGCCAACCTGCCCAAAACCGCCGCCTGGCGCGATGCGCTGCTGGCGCTGCCTGCGGTCACGGAGTCGGTGGTGGCGGAGTTCCCCAAGCTCTATCGCGGCTTCCTGGTGATGCGCAAAGGGTGGCTGGGGCAGACCTATCTGGCGACCAAGTCCTAA
- a CDS encoding NUDIX hydrolase: MLTRLRESSDGLHIYVQSGVIPVRFDAGGWRALLITTRKKKRWVIPKGLVEPAMTPQSSAAKEALEEAGVLGTVHPHCVGMYDYRKWGGVCRVSVYLMLVESVLDSWLEQERDRRWLPLAQTASWVREPGLQKVLTRVAADLGDASQIPPDFQ; the protein is encoded by the coding sequence ATGTTAACGCGACTGCGCGAGTCTTCCGATGGGTTGCACATCTATGTGCAGTCCGGCGTCATCCCGGTTCGCTTCGATGCGGGCGGTTGGCGCGCGCTCCTGATCACCACCCGTAAGAAAAAACGCTGGGTTATCCCCAAGGGTCTCGTTGAACCGGCGATGACGCCGCAGAGCTCCGCTGCCAAAGAGGCGCTGGAGGAGGCCGGGGTGTTGGGGACGGTTCACCCGCACTGTGTGGGCATGTATGATTACCGCAAGTGGGGTGGGGTGTGCCGTGTGAGCGTCTATCTCATGCTGGTGGAGAGCGTGTTGGACAGTTGGCTGGAGCAGGAGCGCGATCGTCGCTGGCTGCCCTTGGCGCAAACCGCAAGTTGGGTGCGCGAGCCTGGGTTGCAGAAGGTGCTCACGCGCGTGGCCGCCGATTTGGGCGACGCCAGCCAAATTCCGCCCGATTTTCAATGA
- a CDS encoding alpha/beta hydrolase, which translates to MHWSLWVGSVGAFYLGVCAVMYLTQRRQVFFPPRELLATPKEWGLSYETLTSESGALTLEHWWLPGLDNQPVVILFHGNASNISQVGDYATFFHTLGFGVLLTEYRGYGVNPGQPSEEGLYQDADSVWRLLVEEQGIVPERLILYGHSLGGGPATWLAQHRPVGALVIEGSFTSVPDRGAELYPYLPIRQLARIIFPNRERLAQIEETPTLIVHSREDGVIPIHHGRALFDAANKPKAFLATRGGHDGDLMRNSPQLRHAMGELKSRMAPWRKSSALASEE; encoded by the coding sequence ATGCACTGGTCGTTATGGGTCGGCTCGGTGGGAGCCTTCTATTTGGGTGTTTGTGCGGTGATGTACCTGACGCAACGGCGTCAGGTGTTTTTCCCGCCGCGTGAACTCCTGGCTACGCCCAAAGAGTGGGGTCTCAGCTATGAGACCCTCACCTCGGAGAGCGGCGCGCTGACGCTGGAGCATTGGTGGCTGCCCGGGCTGGACAATCAGCCGGTGGTGATCCTATTTCACGGTAACGCCAGCAATATCAGCCAAGTGGGCGATTACGCCACGTTCTTTCATACCCTGGGTTTTGGCGTGTTGCTCACGGAGTATCGCGGCTATGGGGTCAATCCCGGTCAGCCCAGCGAGGAGGGGCTGTATCAGGACGCCGACTCTGTGTGGCGATTGTTGGTGGAGGAGCAGGGGATCGTCCCTGAGCGTCTGATCCTCTATGGTCACTCGCTGGGCGGCGGCCCCGCCACCTGGCTGGCGCAGCATCGCCCGGTGGGGGCGTTGGTGATTGAGGGCAGCTTCACTTCGGTGCCCGATCGCGGCGCGGAGCTCTACCCCTATCTGCCCATTCGCCAACTGGCGCGCATCATCTTCCCCAATCGCGAACGTCTGGCGCAGATCGAGGAGACGCCGACTCTCATCGTGCATAGTCGCGAAGATGGAGTGATCCCGATTCACCATGGACGCGCCCTGTTCGACGCCGCCAACAAGCCCAAAGCGTTTCTGGCCACTCGGGGCGGCCACGATGGCGACCTGATGCGCAATTCGCCGCAGTTGCGCCACGCCATGGGAGAGCTGAAGAGCCGTATGGCGCCCTGGCGCAAGTCGTCGGCTTTGGCGTCTGAGGAGTAG
- a CDS encoding MTH1187 family thiamine-binding protein: MSVLAEFSMTPLDKGESVSPYVARSIDIIQQSGLPYKMGPMGTCIEGDWDAVFGVIKQCYEKMNSDCKRITISIKVDARDGAENRLTDKIKSVEEKLGRAVNS, from the coding sequence ATGAGCGTTTTGGCGGAATTTTCCATGACCCCCTTGGACAAGGGCGAGAGCGTCAGCCCCTATGTGGCGCGCTCCATCGACATCATTCAGCAGTCGGGTCTGCCGTACAAGATGGGCCCCATGGGCACCTGTATTGAAGGCGACTGGGATGCGGTGTTTGGGGTGATTAAACAGTGCTATGAGAAGATGAATAGCGACTGCAAGCGCATCACCATCAGCATCAAGGTGGATGCGCGCGACGGCGCGGAGAATCGTCTGACCGACAAGATCAAAAGCGTGGAAGAGAAGCTGGGCAGAGCGGTGAACAGCTAA
- a CDS encoding SixA phosphatase family protein, protein MGRQLIILRHAKSAWDTDASSDFERPLAKRGKRDAPRMGKWLKKRGDKPDLVLCSPAERAKQTALLVCRELDLKKKKIVWDERIYGASLEDLLAVLEGAPHKAQQVLLVGHNPGLELLCGFLVGEQALAKACQAEDEESAPYGVGLVKTGAAFILHMPDEWSGLSQGCAKLLDQQAPRELKEKKK, encoded by the coding sequence ATGGGGCGCCAATTGATCATCTTGCGCCATGCGAAGTCCGCATGGGATACGGACGCATCGAGTGATTTTGAGCGCCCGTTGGCCAAACGCGGCAAGCGCGATGCCCCGCGTATGGGCAAGTGGCTGAAGAAACGGGGCGACAAGCCCGACCTGGTGCTCTGCTCGCCAGCCGAACGCGCCAAGCAGACCGCCCTGTTGGTGTGCCGGGAACTGGACCTGAAGAAGAAAAAAATCGTCTGGGATGAGCGCATTTACGGCGCCAGTCTGGAAGACCTCCTGGCGGTGCTGGAGGGGGCGCCGCACAAAGCGCAGCAAGTGTTGCTGGTGGGGCATAATCCAGGGTTGGAGCTGCTGTGTGGTTTCCTGGTGGGCGAGCAGGCGCTGGCCAAAGCGTGTCAGGCGGAAGATGAAGAGAGCGCTCCTTATGGCGTGGGGTTGGTCAAAACCGGCGCAGCGTTCATCCTGCACATGCCCGATGAGTGGAGCGGTTTAAGCCAAGGCTGCGCCAAGCTGTTGGATCAGCAAGCCCCACGTGAGTTGAAAGAGAAGAAGAAGTAA
- a CDS encoding dipeptidase, whose product MDRVLAGLPAQRPAFEQALLDYLRIPAISADPTHADSLQQCARHTAALLQQAGMQSVDIHQTAGQPVVLAQWRGAGPERPTVLVYGHYDVQPVDPLDLWISPPFEPRIADDRVFARGAMDDKGQVLMHILALGEILRRTGSLPVNVIFLIEGEEEIVSPNLPAFLDAHAELLQQADAAVISDTSMWDEGVPAITTSLRGMALIDVTMQGPNRDLHSGAYGGVIGNPLEALARLLASVKDDSGRILIPGFYDDVEPLDAATEQRLAATPFDARAFYAQQGTATGWGEAPYGELARLWRRPTFEINGLWGGYQGEGFKTVLPAQAHAKISMRLVAKQDPERIAALVCAYLRDNAPPWTQVIANALPGAARGVAFADDLPIIQAAQQALTAAFGREPVLAGEGVTIPIVADLWQRFGIPTALIGFGLPDGRAHSPNENLHLPTFHTGIESLVRFYYALAQ is encoded by the coding sequence ATGGATCGTGTTCTAGCCGGTTTGCCCGCTCAGCGGCCCGCTTTTGAGCAGGCGTTGCTGGACTACCTGCGTATTCCCGCCATCTCCGCCGACCCCACCCATGCCGACTCCTTACAGCAGTGCGCGCGCCACACTGCCGCGTTGTTACAGCAGGCGGGCATGCAGTCCGTGGATATCCATCAGACCGCCGGACAGCCCGTCGTGCTGGCGCAGTGGCGCGGCGCCGGACCGGAACGACCTACGGTGCTGGTCTACGGCCACTATGACGTGCAGCCGGTCGACCCTTTGGACTTGTGGATCTCGCCGCCGTTTGAGCCGCGCATCGCCGATGACCGCGTGTTCGCGCGCGGGGCCATGGATGATAAGGGGCAGGTGTTGATGCACATTCTGGCGCTGGGGGAGATTCTGCGCCGCACCGGCTCCCTGCCGGTTAATGTGATCTTTCTCATTGAGGGCGAAGAGGAGATCGTCAGTCCCAATCTGCCCGCCTTCCTCGACGCCCACGCCGAGTTGTTGCAGCAGGCGGATGCGGCGGTGATCTCCGACACCTCCATGTGGGATGAGGGCGTTCCCGCCATCACCACCAGTCTGCGCGGCATGGCGCTCATTGATGTGACCATGCAGGGGCCCAATCGCGACCTCCACTCGGGCGCCTATGGCGGCGTCATTGGTAATCCTCTGGAGGCGTTGGCGCGTCTGTTGGCGTCGGTGAAAGATGACAGTGGACGCATTCTCATCCCCGGCTTCTATGATGATGTGGAGCCATTGGATGCGGCCACAGAGCAGCGGTTGGCGGCCACGCCATTCGATGCGCGCGCTTTTTATGCGCAGCAGGGGACCGCAACAGGGTGGGGCGAAGCGCCGTATGGCGAGTTGGCCCGTCTGTGGCGGCGTCCCACCTTTGAAATCAATGGACTGTGGGGCGGCTATCAGGGCGAGGGGTTCAAAACCGTGCTGCCCGCCCAGGCCCACGCCAAAATCTCCATGCGTCTGGTGGCCAAGCAGGACCCGGAGCGCATTGCGGCGCTGGTCTGCGCATATTTACGCGATAATGCGCCGCCCTGGACCCAGGTGATCGCCAACGCCTTGCCCGGGGCGGCGCGCGGCGTCGCCTTTGCCGATGATCTGCCCATTATCCAGGCCGCCCAACAGGCGCTTACCGCCGCGTTCGGACGCGAGCCGGTGCTGGCCGGAGAGGGCGTCACCATTCCCATCGTGGCGGATTTGTGGCAACGCTTCGGCATTCCCACAGCGTTGATCGGCTTTGGTTTGCCCGATGGTCGGGCGCATTCGCCCAATGAGAACCTCCATCTGCCCACCTTCCATACCGGCATCGAAAGTCTGGTGCGTTTCTACTACGCATTGGCACAGTAG
- a CDS encoding glycosyltransferase family 2 protein, producing MTQPTPLSGVVITLNAESVITECLHSLQFCNEVVVVDSGSTDETLAIAGQFTNVRIVHQQWLGYGPQKQFAVKQATHDWVLCLDADERVSHPLKQEIEQLLATPERANHAYEFPRCNRFMGRWLRHGEGYPDPNLRLYDRRHGRWSSDPVHEHVIADGPVGRLRGDLLHLSEQGLEDYLAKQNRYTTIQAQRLAAQGKNIRAHKLWLSPGLRFLKFFFLRAGFLDGVPGLVHIAIGCFNTLIKYAKARAIQRRQTPDKTS from the coding sequence ATGACGCAGCCAACACCGCTGTCCGGGGTGGTGATTACGCTGAATGCGGAATCGGTGATCACCGAGTGTCTGCACAGCCTGCAGTTTTGTAATGAGGTGGTGGTGGTGGACTCCGGCTCCACCGATGAGACATTGGCCATCGCTGGACAATTTACAAATGTGCGCATTGTGCATCAGCAGTGGCTGGGATATGGACCGCAAAAGCAATTCGCGGTGAAGCAGGCGACCCATGATTGGGTGCTGTGCCTGGATGCCGACGAGCGGGTCAGCCACCCGCTAAAGCAGGAGATTGAGCAACTTCTGGCCACGCCTGAGCGCGCCAACCACGCCTATGAGTTCCCCCGCTGCAACCGCTTTATGGGGCGCTGGCTGCGCCATGGCGAGGGCTATCCCGATCCCAATCTACGGCTGTATGACCGCCGCCACGGGCGCTGGAGCAGCGACCCGGTGCATGAACACGTCATCGCCGATGGTCCCGTTGGACGTCTGCGCGGCGACCTGCTGCATCTGTCGGAGCAGGGGCTGGAGGATTACCTGGCCAAGCAGAACCGCTACACCACCATTCAGGCGCAACGATTGGCGGCGCAGGGGAAAAATATCCGCGCACACAAACTGTGGCTGAGTCCTGGCTTGCGGTTTCTGAAATTCTTTTTTCTACGCGCCGGATTTCTCGACGGCGTTCCCGGCCTGGTTCACATCGCCATTGGCTGCTTCAACACGCTGATAAAATACGCTAAAGCCCGCGCCATCCAACGGCGTCAAACGCCGGACAAAACCTCCTGA